One genomic segment of Mycolicibacterium chubuense NBB4 includes these proteins:
- a CDS encoding carboxymuconolactone decarboxylase family protein: MSTPARIPPGGFKELGPVNWAIAKIGARGIRRPRFSLMNVLGQHRTLFLAWLPLSIHLLGAGKLSRRDAEFVILRVGHLRNCEYELQQHRRLARTRGLDADTQARIFAGPDADGLTDRERVLITATDEFVVTRGVSAQTWHALAAHYSTPQLIEFCLLTAQYDGLAATITTLQVPLDFPD, translated from the coding sequence ATGAGCACCCCCGCGCGCATCCCGCCCGGCGGCTTCAAGGAACTCGGCCCGGTCAACTGGGCGATCGCCAAGATCGGCGCCCGCGGCATCCGCCGGCCGAGGTTCAGCCTCATGAACGTGCTCGGCCAGCACCGGACGCTGTTCCTGGCCTGGTTGCCGTTGTCGATCCACCTTCTCGGCGCCGGCAAGCTGTCGCGCCGCGACGCGGAATTCGTCATCCTGCGGGTCGGGCACCTTCGCAATTGCGAATACGAACTGCAGCAACACCGCAGGCTGGCCCGCACCCGGGGTCTCGACGCGGACACCCAGGCCAGGATCTTCGCCGGACCCGACGCCGACGGGCTGACCGATCGGGAGCGCGTGCTGATCACCGCGACCGACGAGTTCGTCGTCACGCGCGGGGTGTCGGCGCAGACGTGGCACGCGCTCGCCGCGCACTACAGCACGCCTCAGTTGATCGAATTCTGCTTGCTGACAGCGCAATACGACGGCCTCGCAGCCACCATCACGACGCTGCAGGTGCCGCTGGACTTCCCTGACTGA
- the ramB gene encoding acetate metabolism transcriptional regulator RamB has translation MAKTFVGARVRQLRSERGFSQAALAQILEISPSYLNQIEHDVRPLTVAVLLRITEVFGVDATFFASQDDTRLIAELREVLMDRDLDVEVDAAEVADMVAAHPSLARAMVHLHRRYQLTTTQLAAATEDRFSGGSGSGSGTITMPHEEVRDYFYQRQNYLHELDTAAEDLTAGMRIQRGELAGDLSDRLRFVHGVTIIRGVDLGEGVLHRYEPASKRLYISSQLSPGQTVFRMASELAYLEYGDLIDAFAEEGHFTSEESRKLARLGLANYFAAATVLPYGQFHDVAEKFRYDIERLSAYYSASYETICHRLSTLQRPSMRGVPFSFVRVDRAGNMSKRQSATGFHFSSSGGTCPLWNVYETFANPGKILVQLAEMPDGRSYMWVARTVERRASRYGQPGKTFAIGLGCELRHAQRLVYSEGLDLSGGPHTSATPIGAGCRVCERDNCPQRAFPALGRALDIDEHRSTVSPYLVRQA, from the coding sequence GTGGCCAAAACGTTCGTCGGCGCCCGCGTGCGGCAGTTGCGCAGCGAGCGCGGATTCAGTCAGGCGGCACTCGCGCAGATCCTCGAGATCTCCCCCAGCTACCTCAACCAGATCGAGCACGACGTGCGTCCCCTGACCGTCGCGGTGTTGCTGCGCATCACCGAGGTGTTCGGCGTCGACGCGACGTTCTTCGCGTCCCAGGACGACACCCGGCTGATCGCCGAACTGCGCGAGGTCCTGATGGACCGCGATCTCGACGTCGAGGTCGACGCGGCCGAGGTTGCGGACATGGTCGCCGCACATCCGTCGCTGGCTCGCGCCATGGTCCACCTGCACCGCCGCTACCAACTGACCACCACCCAACTGGCGGCCGCCACCGAGGACCGATTCAGCGGCGGCAGCGGAAGCGGCTCGGGCACCATCACGATGCCCCACGAAGAGGTGCGCGACTACTTCTACCAGCGGCAGAACTACCTGCACGAGCTCGACACGGCCGCCGAGGACCTGACCGCGGGGATGCGGATCCAGCGCGGCGAGCTCGCCGGTGACCTCTCCGACCGGCTGCGCTTCGTGCACGGCGTCACGATCATCCGTGGAGTCGACCTCGGCGAAGGGGTACTGCACCGCTACGAACCGGCCTCCAAGAGGCTCTACATCAGCTCGCAGCTGTCGCCGGGCCAGACCGTGTTCCGGATGGCCTCCGAGCTCGCGTACCTCGAATACGGCGACCTCATCGACGCGTTCGCCGAGGAAGGGCACTTCACCAGCGAGGAGTCCAGGAAGCTGGCCCGGCTGGGGCTCGCGAACTACTTCGCTGCGGCGACGGTGTTGCCGTACGGGCAGTTCCATGACGTCGCCGAGAAGTTCCGCTACGACATCGAGCGGCTCTCGGCCTACTACTCGGCCAGCTACGAGACCATCTGCCATCGGCTGTCCACCCTGCAGCGGCCCTCGATGCGCGGAGTGCCGTTCTCGTTCGTTCGCGTCGACCGTGCGGGCAACATGTCGAAACGCCAGTCCGCCACGGGTTTTCACTTCTCGTCCAGCGGAGGTACCTGCCCGCTGTGGAATGTCTACGAGACGTTCGCCAACCCGGGCAAGATCCTCGTGCAGCTCGCCGAGATGCCCGACGGGCGCAGCTACATGTGGGTGGCGCGCACCGTGGAGCGACGCGCGTCGCGCTATGGTCAGCCCGGTAAGACGTTCGCGATCGGCCTCGGCTGCGAATTGCGTCACGCGCAGCGGCTGGTCTACTCGGAAGGCCTGGATTTGAGCGGCGGCCCCCATACCTCGGCGACTCCCATCGGGGCCGGCTGCCGAGTCTGTGAGCGCGACAACTGCCCGCAGCGCGCCTTCCCCGCGCTCGGCCGTGCGCTCGACATCGACGAACACCGCTCAACCGTCTCGCCGTATCTGGTGAGGCAGGCATGA
- a CDS encoding acyl-[acyl-carrier-protein] thioesterase — MMPVPDPHPDVFDVQWPLRVADVDREGRLKFDAATRHIQDVGTDQLREMGFEETHPLWIVRRTMIDMIEPIVFKDMLRLRRWCSGTSNRWCEMRVRIDGRKGGLVESEAFWININRETQGPARIADDFIEGLRRTTSESRLRWKAYLKPGSREDAEHIRDFPVRVSDIDIFDHMNNSVYWSVVEDYLLSQPELMRAPLRVTIEHDLPVALGDKLEIIRHTYPPGSTDRFGEELTDRSVTTLTYAVGEETKAVAAIFAL, encoded by the coding sequence ATGATGCCCGTCCCGGATCCACATCCGGACGTCTTCGACGTTCAGTGGCCGCTGCGGGTGGCCGATGTGGACCGCGAGGGCCGGCTGAAGTTCGACGCGGCGACCCGGCACATCCAGGACGTCGGCACCGACCAACTGCGGGAGATGGGCTTCGAGGAGACGCATCCGCTCTGGATCGTGCGCCGCACGATGATCGACATGATCGAGCCGATCGTGTTCAAGGACATGCTGCGGCTGCGCCGCTGGTGCTCCGGGACGTCGAACCGCTGGTGTGAGATGCGGGTGCGCATCGACGGCCGCAAGGGCGGCCTGGTCGAGTCGGAGGCGTTCTGGATCAACATCAACCGGGAGACGCAGGGCCCGGCGCGCATCGCCGACGACTTCATCGAGGGCCTCCGGCGCACCACCAGCGAGAGCCGGCTGCGGTGGAAGGCCTATCTGAAGCCGGGCAGCCGCGAGGACGCCGAGCACATCCGTGATTTTCCGGTGCGCGTCAGCGACATCGACATCTTCGACCACATGAACAACTCGGTGTACTGGAGTGTGGTGGAGGACTATCTCTTGTCGCAGCCGGAGCTGATGCGGGCGCCGTTGCGCGTGACCATCGAGCACGATCTGCCCGTGGCCCTGGGCGACAAGCTGGAGATCATCCGGCACACCTACCCGCCCGGCTCGACCGACAGGTTCGGCGAAGAGCTGACCGATCGCAGTGTTACAACGCTCACATATGCGGTCGGTGAGGAGACCAAAGCGGTCGCCGCGATCTTCGCCCTCTGA